From Butyricimonas paravirosa, one genomic window encodes:
- a CDS encoding GNAT family N-acetyltransferase: MQPVIYPVNKAKLLAELTEERFIRKTNKGGNEIYSFNAFNSPNLMKEVGRLRELTFRTAGGGTGKEVDIDPFDVDEQVPYQQLIVWDPKEQEILGGYRYILCDNLPLNQEGEPNLATTELFRFSEAFKKQYLTKMIELGRSFVQPLYQSTKMGRKSLFALDNLWDGLGALTVENPGMEYFFGKVTMYTSFNIEARDMILFFMRKYFKDTERLVEPITPLEIHIDDNKLGKILCGNNYDEDYRILSRYVREHGENIPPLVNAYMSLSPSMKSFGTAINPGFGGVEETAILIKIADVYETKKARHISTYIPRILRLRKF; the protein is encoded by the coding sequence ATGCAACCAGTCATCTATCCTGTAAACAAAGCGAAATTATTAGCAGAACTGACAGAAGAAAGATTCATTCGTAAAACCAACAAAGGGGGAAACGAGATTTACTCGTTTAATGCTTTCAACAGTCCTAACCTGATGAAAGAGGTGGGAAGATTACGGGAATTAACCTTCAGGACTGCCGGGGGCGGTACTGGAAAAGAGGTAGACATTGATCCATTTGATGTTGACGAGCAGGTTCCCTACCAGCAATTAATCGTATGGGACCCGAAAGAGCAGGAAATCCTAGGCGGGTACCGGTATATTTTATGTGACAACCTTCCTTTAAATCAAGAGGGAGAACCCAACTTGGCCACGACTGAATTATTCCGTTTCTCCGAGGCCTTCAAAAAGCAATATCTCACTAAAATGATTGAGTTGGGGCGTTCTTTCGTACAACCTTTGTACCAGTCTACAAAAATGGGACGCAAATCCCTGTTCGCTTTGGATAACTTGTGGGACGGTCTGGGCGCTCTTACCGTGGAGAATCCGGGTATGGAATACTTCTTCGGGAAAGTAACCATGTACACCAGTTTCAATATAGAGGCTCGTGACATGATCTTATTCTTTATGCGGAAGTACTTCAAAGATACGGAAAGACTTGTCGAGCCGATCACTCCATTGGAAATTCATATTGATGATAATAAACTTGGGAAAATACTCTGCGGAAATAATTATGACGAGGATTATCGAATCCTCTCTCGTTACGTCCGGGAACATGGAGAAAATATCCCACCCTTAGTAAATGCCTACATGAGCCTGTCACCTTCCATGAAATCCTTTGGGACAGCCATAAACCCGGGCTTTGGTGGTGTGGAAGAAACAGCAATTCTGATCAAGATTGCAGATGTATACGAAACCAAGAAAGCCCGTCACATCTCGACCTATATACCTCGAATACTTCGGTTAAGAAAATTCTGA
- a CDS encoding LysE family translocator — protein sequence MNILGFLSAAILLTLMPGPDILFVITQSITRGKKAGIIFACGLCTGLIAHTAAVSLGLSLILYNSPVAFSILKYMGAAYLIYLGVKSYIHRKENSLALPTATGVEYKLYRKGILMNILNPKVLLFFIAFFPQFVSPATENPAGELLILGLLFMAQAIVIFTLVALLADRLSRRLMQNARFSLIMHIIESLVYFAIGISLIFVTV from the coding sequence GTGAATATACTGGGTTTTTTAAGTGCGGCCATTTTATTGACTTTGATGCCGGGGCCGGATATTTTATTCGTGATCACGCAAAGTATTACCCGGGGAAAGAAAGCGGGAATTATTTTTGCTTGCGGGTTGTGTACGGGGTTGATCGCTCACACGGCGGCTGTGAGTCTGGGACTTTCTTTGATTTTATATAATTCTCCGGTGGCATTCAGCATACTGAAATACATGGGGGCGGCTTACTTGATTTATTTGGGCGTGAAATCATATATCCACCGGAAGGAAAATTCGTTGGCTTTGCCGACTGCTACCGGGGTAGAATATAAACTGTACCGGAAGGGAATTCTGATGAATATACTGAATCCGAAGGTGCTGTTGTTCTTTATTGCATTTTTTCCCCAGTTTGTAAGTCCTGCCACGGAGAACCCGGCAGGAGAGTTACTGATACTGGGATTGCTTTTTATGGCACAGGCCATTGTTATATTCACGTTGGTAGCCTTGCTGGCCGACCGGTTGTCACGTCGGTTGATGCAAAATGCTCGATTCTCGTTGATCATGCATATCATCGAATCGTTGGTCTATTTTGCCATCGGAATCAGTCTGATTTTCGTGACTGTTTGA
- a CDS encoding PhoH family protein, translating into MTKTKNKKTFVLDTNVILHDYRSIYNFEDNDIVIPITVLEELDKFKRGNDQINYHAREFVRELDQISGSDFFLKGAPLGKGRGRLFIQTGVPFSPKMNDSFSEDIPDHRILAIAEYITEKREGEKVVLVSKDMNLRMKARSLGILAEDYKTDQVKDLEVSLNKCIETKEDFSQELIAKLYESGEAGVPVETFFPKEEIKGNNYYILKNGSNSVLACYDPVRKVVRKVEKLNTFGIYPKNSEQAFALDALMNPNISLVALSGKAGTGKTLLALAAALQQNKAFEQIYLARPIVALSNKDLGYLPGDVNEKVSPYMQPLFDNLAVIKHRYNMHSQENRLIEDMLKDERLVISALAYIRGRSLSNVFFIVDEAQNLTPHEVKTIITRAGEGVKMVFTGDIDQIDSPYLDRQSNGLSHLFDRMQGQDIFAHVHLEKGERSYLAEVASNLL; encoded by the coding sequence ATGACTAAAACTAAAAATAAGAAAACATTTGTATTAGATACGAATGTGATTTTACACGATTACAGATCCATCTACAATTTCGAGGATAATGATATTGTTATTCCAATCACGGTATTGGAGGAGTTAGATAAGTTTAAACGCGGGAATGACCAGATTAATTACCATGCCCGTGAGTTTGTCAGGGAATTGGATCAGATTTCCGGATCAGATTTTTTTCTAAAAGGAGCGCCGTTAGGTAAGGGAAGAGGGCGTTTGTTTATCCAGACGGGAGTGCCTTTCTCTCCCAAAATGAATGATTCTTTTAGCGAGGATATTCCCGATCATCGAATATTGGCTATTGCTGAATATATAACAGAGAAGAGAGAAGGAGAAAAGGTCGTTTTGGTGTCGAAGGATATGAATTTGAGGATGAAAGCGAGGTCTCTGGGAATTTTGGCAGAGGACTACAAGACCGATCAGGTGAAGGACTTGGAAGTGTCGTTAAACAAGTGTATAGAAACAAAAGAGGATTTCTCTCAAGAGTTGATCGCAAAGCTTTACGAAAGCGGGGAGGCAGGAGTTCCGGTAGAGACGTTTTTCCCGAAGGAAGAAATTAAAGGAAATAATTACTATATATTGAAGAATGGTAGTAATTCGGTATTGGCTTGTTATGATCCCGTCCGGAAAGTGGTGCGGAAAGTGGAGAAGCTAAATACTTTCGGCATTTACCCGAAGAATTCGGAGCAGGCGTTTGCTCTGGATGCCTTAATGAATCCGAATATCTCGTTGGTAGCATTGAGCGGTAAGGCCGGTACGGGAAAGACATTATTGGCTTTAGCGGCAGCTTTGCAACAAAACAAGGCATTCGAGCAAATTTACCTGGCACGTCCGATCGTGGCCTTGTCAAACAAGGATTTGGGGTATTTGCCGGGGGATGTGAACGAGAAAGTTAGCCCGTACATGCAGCCTTTGTTTGATAATCTGGCCGTGATCAAGCATCGTTATAATATGCATAGCCAGGAAAACCGGTTGATTGAGGATATGTTGAAAGATGAACGTCTGGTGATTTCGGCACTGGCCTATATCAGGGGGCGGAGTTTGTCAAATGTCTTTTTCATCGTGGATGAAGCGCAGAATCTTACACCACATGAGGTAAAGACGATCATCACTCGTGCAGGAGAGGGCGTGAAGATGGTATTCACGGGAGATATTGACCAGATAGACTCTCCTTACTTGGATCGACAATCGAATGGTTTATCGCATTTGTTTGACCGTATGCAGGGGCAGGATATTTTTGCCCACGTGCATCTGGAGAAGGGAGAGAGAAGTTACCTGGCAGAAGTGGCAAGTAACTTGCTGTAA
- the lepB gene encoding signal peptidase I produces MSRILTNKWFKLGCVLFVYLLWTLWIGSWWLLLGVPVLFDIYITKKVHWAFWKKKGVEKQTKTVEWIDALIFAIIAATLIRMFFFEAYTIPTSSMEKSMLVGDYLFVSKVAYGPKLPNTPLSVPFTHHTLPFTQSTKAYSDLIQWPYKRIAGLGEIKREDIVVFNFPAGDTVVVGRENPDYYSQIRGQEAAIRYVAQEKGLSVTPEEAWSIARKQIWRENEIIARPVDKRENYIKRCVGIPGDVLEMKDAVLYVNGKKLEDKDKMQYNYDIIVNSPFNKVKLQEMGISMEDINGGYMGNNHYVLPLTVEMVEKIKKMPNVLSVNHQEDDGQIFPYSPNYPWTRDNFGPLPIPKKGETIDLTLENLPLYDRIIGAYEENKLEVKDSVIYINGAPADKYTFKMNYYWMMGDNRHNSADSRYWGFVPEDHIVGKAYFIWLSLDKDKSFLGKIRWNRMFRFIH; encoded by the coding sequence ATGAGTAGGATATTGACAAATAAATGGTTTAAATTAGGGTGCGTTCTTTTCGTGTACCTGCTGTGGACGTTATGGATCGGGAGCTGGTGGTTGTTATTAGGTGTGCCTGTTCTGTTTGATATTTATATCACGAAGAAGGTGCATTGGGCTTTCTGGAAGAAGAAAGGAGTGGAAAAACAGACCAAGACGGTGGAGTGGATCGATGCTTTGATCTTCGCTATTATCGCGGCTACATTGATTCGTATGTTTTTCTTCGAGGCGTACACGATCCCGACTTCCTCTATGGAGAAGTCCATGCTGGTCGGGGATTATCTTTTCGTGAGCAAAGTGGCTTACGGACCGAAATTACCTAATACCCCGTTGTCAGTACCGTTTACTCATCATACCCTGCCTTTCACCCAGTCAACGAAAGCTTATTCAGACTTGATTCAATGGCCTTACAAACGGATTGCCGGGTTGGGAGAGATTAAACGTGAAGATATTGTCGTGTTTAACTTCCCGGCGGGGGATACGGTAGTCGTCGGAAGGGAAAACCCGGATTACTATTCGCAAATCAGGGGACAGGAGGCTGCTATTCGGTATGTGGCACAAGAGAAGGGATTGAGTGTAACCCCGGAGGAGGCCTGGTCTATCGCTCGTAAACAGATTTGGCGGGAGAACGAGATTATCGCCCGTCCGGTAGATAAGCGGGAGAATTACATCAAGCGATGCGTCGGGATTCCGGGGGATGTTCTGGAAATGAAGGATGCCGTACTTTACGTGAACGGGAAGAAGTTGGAGGATAAAGATAAAATGCAATATAATTATGATATTATCGTGAATTCTCCCTTTAATAAGGTAAAGTTGCAAGAGATGGGGATTTCCATGGAAGATATTAATGGTGGTTATATGGGGAATAATCATTACGTGTTGCCTCTGACGGTTGAAATGGTGGAGAAAATTAAGAAAATGCCGAACGTTCTGTCGGTGAATCATCAGGAGGATGATGGACAAATATTCCCGTATAGCCCGAATTACCCGTGGACCCGTGATAATTTCGGACCGTTACCGATCCCAAAGAAAGGGGAAACTATTGACCTGACGTTGGAAAATCTGCCGCTTTATGACCGTATTATCGGGGCATACGAGGAGAATAAACTGGAGGTAAAGGATTCCGTTATATATATTAATGGCGCCCCGGCAGATAAATATACTTTCAAGATGAACTACTACTGGATGATGGGGGATAACCGTCACAATTCGGCTGACTCTCGTTACTGGGGATTTGTTCCTGAAGATCATATTGTCGGGAAAGCTTATTTTATCTGGCTTTCTCTGGATAAGGATAAATCCTTCCTAGGTAAGATACGTTGGAACAGGATGTTCCGGTTCATACATTAA
- the dapB gene encoding 4-hydroxy-tetrahydrodipicolinate reductase, with the protein MKIALLGYGKMGKTIERVARDRGHEVVLVVDENNRATCTDDQLKQADVAIEFTTPAVAVDNYNWCFRNHVPVVSGTTGWLERWREVMMSREQLGGAFFYASNYSIGVNIFFHLNRWLAQTMARFSDYKVSVEETHHIHKLDAPSGTAITLVKDILEEHPEYSSWVLDEGKVGAGELPVKAKREGEVPGIHTVTYKSNVDEIQIYHSAYSRDGFAQGAVMAAEFLMGKKGVFGMEDLLKI; encoded by the coding sequence ATGAAGATTGCATTACTTGGATACGGGAAAATGGGGAAAACGATAGAGCGTGTGGCTCGTGATCGCGGGCATGAAGTCGTGTTGGTCGTGGATGAGAATAACCGGGCTACATGTACGGATGATCAATTGAAACAGGCTGATGTCGCGATTGAATTTACAACCCCGGCCGTGGCAGTCGATAATTATAATTGGTGTTTCCGTAATCATGTTCCGGTGGTATCCGGTACGACGGGATGGCTGGAAAGATGGAGGGAAGTGATGATGTCACGCGAGCAATTAGGGGGAGCATTTTTTTACGCGTCCAATTATAGTATCGGGGTGAATATATTTTTTCATCTGAATCGTTGGCTGGCACAGACCATGGCTCGATTTTCCGATTATAAAGTTTCTGTCGAGGAAACCCATCACATCCACAAGCTGGATGCTCCCAGTGGAACAGCCATTACTTTGGTAAAAGATATTTTGGAAGAGCATCCGGAATACTCGTCTTGGGTACTGGATGAAGGAAAGGTCGGTGCGGGAGAATTGCCCGTGAAAGCCAAAAGAGAAGGTGAAGTTCCGGGGATTCACACGGTAACTTATAAATCGAACGTGGATGAAATCCAGATATACCATTCCGCTTATTCCCGGGATGGTTTTGCCCAGGGAGCCGTGATGGCGGCTGAATTCCTGATGGGGAAAAAAGGTGTTTTTGGAATGGAAGACTTGTTGAAAATTTAG
- the rplT gene encoding 50S ribosomal protein L20, whose protein sequence is MPRAKNAVASRARRKKVLSQTRGNFGARKNVWTVAKNTYEKGLTYAYRDRKKKKSEFRALWIQRINAAVRMEGLSYSKFMGLVHKAEVNMNRKVLADLAMNQPEAFKAIVAKVKELA, encoded by the coding sequence ATGCCAAGAGCTAAAAATGCCGTTGCTTCAAGAGCACGTAGAAAAAAGGTTTTAAGTCAAACCAGAGGTAACTTTGGTGCAAGAAAAAATGTCTGGACGGTTGCCAAAAACACGTATGAAAAAGGCTTAACGTACGCGTACCGTGACAGAAAGAAGAAAAAATCAGAATTTAGAGCGTTGTGGATTCAGAGAATTAACGCCGCGGTTAGAATGGAAGGTTTGTCTTACTCTAAGTTTATGGGCTTAGTTCATAAAGCAGAGGTAAACATGAACCGTAAAGTTCTGGCTGATCTGGCTATGAATCAACCGGAAGCTTTCAAAGCAATCGTTGCGAAAGTGAAAGAGTTAGCTTAG
- the rpmI gene encoding 50S ribosomal protein L35 has product MPKMKSVSSAKKRFTLTATGKIKRKHAFKSHILTKKATKRKRNLTHTAIVDVANDATVRKMLCI; this is encoded by the coding sequence ATGCCAAAGATGAAGAGTGTGAGCAGTGCAAAGAAAAGATTTACTTTGACTGCTACCGGGAAGATTAAGAGAAAACATGCTTTTAAAAGTCATATTTTGACCAAAAAAGCAACCAAGAGAAAAAGAAATTTGACTCATACAGCTATCGTTGACGTGGCTAACGACGCAACCGTGAGAAAAATGCTTTGTATCTAA
- the infC gene encoding translation initiation factor IF-3 → MEIRGRGQNDKPQHRVNEQIRAASVRVVGENVEAGVYPLKEALAMAEAAGADLVEISPNADPPVCRIIDYSKFLYQLKKKQKEIKAKSVKVVVKEIRFGPQTDDHDFNFKLKHAIGFLQEGAKVRAYVFFKGRSILFKDQGADLLERFVNALEDYGKLESAPMLEGKKMIVVIAPKK, encoded by the coding sequence ATGGAAATTAGGGGCAGAGGTCAAAATGACAAGCCACAGCACAGAGTGAACGAGCAAATTCGGGCTGCTTCTGTGAGAGTCGTTGGTGAAAATGTAGAAGCGGGTGTTTATCCTTTAAAAGAGGCTTTAGCCATGGCTGAAGCTGCCGGAGCTGATCTGGTAGAGATATCCCCAAATGCCGATCCACCTGTATGCAGGATCATTGATTACAGCAAGTTCCTGTATCAGTTGAAGAAAAAGCAGAAAGAGATTAAAGCCAAGAGCGTGAAGGTCGTTGTAAAGGAGATCCGTTTCGGGCCTCAAACAGACGATCATGATTTCAATTTCAAGTTGAAACACGCGATCGGGTTCCTGCAAGAAGGTGCGAAGGTAAGAGCCTACGTGTTCTTCAAAGGGCGTTCGATCCTGTTTAAAGACCAGGGGGCTGACTTGTTGGAACGCTTTGTCAATGCGTTGGAAGATTACGGGAAACTGGAATCCGCTCCCATGCTTGAGGGAAAGAAAATGATCGTGGTTATTGCTCCTAAGAAATAA
- the thrS gene encoding threonine--tRNA ligase: MVKIKFPDGNVKEFESGVTGMDIAKSISHKLAKEVLSISVNGVTWDLMRGITTDSEIKLYTWDDEEGRHAFWHSSAHLMAEALQAIYPNIKFGIGPAIENGFYYDVDPGEGVAIQEKDLVEIEKKMLELARKNEEYCRIDVSKQEALNHFSSLNETYKVELINDLEDGTITYYRQGDFTDLCRGPHLPNTSYIKAIKLTSVAGAYWRGNEHNKMLTRIYGITFPKQKMLDEWLVLMEEAKQRDHRKIGKEMELFMFSQAVGSGLPMWLPKGAMLRDRLEAFLRKVQKKYGYEQVITPHIGNVNLYKTSGHFQKYGKDSFQVITTPQEGEEFMLKPMNCPHHCEMYKFKPRSYKDLPVRFAEFGTVYRYEQSGELHGLTRVRGFTQDDAHLFCTPDQLKEEFKKVIDIIFTIFKALSFENFTAQVSLRDPNNKEKYIGTDENWEKAESAIIEAAAEKGLKTTVELGEAAFYGPKLDFMVKDAIGRKWQLGTIQVDYNLPERFELEYTGADNQKHRPVMIHRAPFGSMERFVAVLIEHTGGKFPLWLTPDQVVVLPISEKYNDYAQKVVNFLNNSDIRTVLDDRNEKIGRKIRDNELKKIPYMLIVGEQEMNENKVSVRRQGEGDKGAMTTEEFAEMINKEVEAQLNSIYNE, from the coding sequence ATGGTAAAGATTAAATTTCCCGATGGGAATGTAAAAGAGTTCGAGTCCGGGGTAACCGGCATGGACATAGCTAAGTCGATTAGCCATAAGCTGGCTAAGGAAGTGTTGTCTATATCCGTAAATGGCGTCACGTGGGATTTGATGCGCGGTATAACAACTGACTCCGAGATTAAGCTATATACATGGGACGATGAAGAGGGACGCCATGCTTTCTGGCACTCATCTGCACACCTTATGGCAGAAGCTTTGCAGGCTATTTACCCGAATATCAAGTTCGGTATCGGTCCGGCAATTGAAAATGGTTTCTACTATGACGTGGACCCGGGAGAAGGTGTTGCTATCCAAGAGAAAGATTTGGTGGAGATCGAGAAGAAAATGTTGGAATTGGCAAGAAAGAACGAGGAGTATTGCAGGATAGACGTTAGTAAGCAAGAGGCGTTGAATCATTTTTCATCGCTCAATGAAACATATAAAGTAGAGTTAATCAACGATTTGGAAGACGGAACAATCACGTATTACCGTCAGGGTGATTTCACGGACTTGTGCCGCGGACCACACTTGCCCAATACATCCTATATCAAGGCTATCAAGTTGACTTCAGTTGCCGGGGCATACTGGAGAGGGAACGAACATAACAAGATGTTAACCCGTATATACGGTATCACTTTCCCGAAACAGAAAATGCTGGACGAATGGCTGGTATTGATGGAGGAGGCAAAACAACGCGATCACCGTAAGATTGGTAAGGAAATGGAGTTGTTCATGTTCTCGCAAGCGGTTGGTTCGGGACTTCCGATGTGGTTGCCGAAGGGAGCCATGTTGAGAGATCGTCTGGAAGCTTTCTTGCGCAAGGTACAGAAGAAGTACGGTTACGAGCAGGTGATCACCCCGCATATCGGTAACGTGAACTTGTACAAGACTTCAGGACATTTCCAGAAGTACGGTAAAGATAGTTTCCAGGTCATCACGACCCCGCAAGAAGGCGAGGAATTCATGTTGAAACCGATGAACTGCCCGCACCACTGCGAGATGTACAAATTCAAACCGCGGTCTTATAAGGATCTTCCGGTTCGTTTTGCAGAATTCGGTACGGTGTATCGCTACGAGCAGAGCGGGGAATTGCACGGGTTGACAAGGGTTCGCGGGTTCACGCAGGATGATGCTCACTTGTTCTGTACGCCCGATCAGTTGAAAGAGGAATTCAAGAAAGTAATCGACATTATTTTCACGATATTCAAAGCGTTGAGTTTCGAGAATTTCACCGCGCAGGTTTCTTTGAGAGACCCGAATAATAAGGAGAAATACATCGGAACCGATGAAAACTGGGAGAAAGCCGAGAGTGCTATTATCGAGGCTGCTGCCGAGAAAGGATTGAAAACAACTGTCGAGTTGGGTGAGGCCGCATTCTATGGGCCGAAATTGGACTTCATGGTGAAGGATGCCATCGGGCGGAAGTGGCAGTTAGGAACGATCCAAGTGGATTATAACTTGCCGGAACGTTTCGAGCTGGAATACACGGGTGCTGATAACCAGAAACATCGTCCGGTAATGATTCACCGGGCTCCGTTCGGAAGTATGGAGCGGTTCGTGGCCGTGCTGATCGAACACACAGGTGGAAAATTCCCGTTGTGGTTGACTCCGGACCAGGTCGTGGTACTCCCGATCAGTGAAAAATACAACGATTATGCTCAAAAAGTTGTAAATTTCTTAAATAATTCCGACATTCGCACCGTTTTAGACGATCGTAACGAAAAGATTGGTCGTAAGATACGTGATAACGAGTTGAAAAAGATTCCTTACATGTTGATTGTCGGGGAACAGGAAATGAACGAAAATAAAGTTTCTGTTCGTCGTCAAGGAGAGGGAGACAAAGGAGCTATGACAACGGAAGAATTCGCAGAAATGATAAATAAAGAGGTAGAAGCTCAGTTGAACTCTATCTACAATGAATAA
- a CDS encoding redox-sensing transcriptional repressor Rex, with translation MANDSKVVPVPVLRRMPAYLSFVKTLQKQGEKYVSSTRIAEYMEIDATQVTKDLSHTGISGKTRVGYEVDNFVEILDDFLGFNKINNAFLVGAGSLGCALLQDKGLRNFGLNIQKAFDVDKSKIGTKINDVEIFHVDQFRGMPGECNVAIGIITVPAECAQNVADLMVAWGIKAIWNFTPARIKVPAHIAVQNTTIYTNLAILFNKLHGQE, from the coding sequence ATGGCTAATGATAGTAAAGTTGTTCCAGTTCCGGTTTTGAGGCGGATGCCCGCGTATCTTTCTTTCGTGAAGACATTGCAAAAACAGGGAGAGAAGTACGTCTCATCGACAAGAATTGCCGAATACATGGAAATAGACGCCACGCAAGTGACGAAAGATTTGTCGCATACCGGTATCTCCGGTAAAACTCGTGTTGGTTACGAGGTGGATAATTTCGTGGAGATACTGGATGACTTTCTTGGTTTTAACAAGATTAATAACGCTTTTCTAGTCGGGGCGGGTTCGTTAGGATGTGCCTTGTTGCAGGATAAGGGACTGAGAAATTTCGGTTTGAATATACAGAAGGCTTTCGACGTGGACAAATCTAAAATCGGGACAAAGATTAATGATGTCGAGATTTTTCATGTGGACCAGTTCCGGGGAATGCCGGGAGAATGTAACGTGGCGATAGGAATCATTACCGTTCCGGCCGAATGTGCCCAGAACGTGGCCGATTTAATGGTTGCTTGGGGAATCAAGGCTATTTGGAATTTTACCCCGGCCCGGATTAAAGTACCTGCTCATATTGCCGTGCAAAACACGACGATATACACGAACTTGGCCATTTTATTTAATAAATTACACGGACAGGAATAG
- a CDS encoding polymer-forming cytoskeletal protein → MGKEVQAILNLLSEGVIVEGDIQTPRDIRIDGTLVGTVHTDGRLVLGPSSRVTGKVNSPNIDVFGNVEGDIVSTGIVVLRAKSNVKGTISTATMVVEAGAVFNGESNMIASAKGVVRPETTEKK, encoded by the coding sequence ATGGGAAAGGAAGTACAGGCAATCTTGAATCTTTTGAGTGAAGGTGTCATCGTCGAGGGGGATATTCAAACGCCAAGGGATATACGGATTGACGGCACGCTTGTCGGGACAGTTCATACTGACGGGCGTTTGGTTCTCGGGCCTTCTTCTCGTGTTACGGGAAAAGTCAATTCTCCGAATATTGACGTGTTCGGGAACGTGGAGGGGGATATAGTTTCAACCGGTATTGTCGTGTTAAGGGCAAAATCAAACGTGAAGGGAACGATCTCCACTGCAACTATGGTTGTTGAGGCCGGGGCGGTGTTTAACGGGGAAAGTAATATGATCGCGTCGGCCAAAGGTGTTGTTCGCCCGGAAACGACAGAAAAGAAATAA
- a CDS encoding bifunctional folylpolyglutamate synthase/dihydrofolate synthase has protein sequence MNYKETLEWLFAQLPMYQREGKAAYKANLDNTLKLDEHFGSPHKQFKTIHVGGTNGKGSVSHMLASILQEAGYKTGLYTSPHLKDFRERIKINGEMIMEQYVINFVEENKSLFAGIKPSFFEMTVAMAFQYFADQQVDIAVIEVGLGGRLDSTNIITPLASVITNISFDHMALLGDTLEKIAHEKAGIIKPGVPAIIGTKDPASDFVFIEKAKECETTLEFASENWQVTRDNKNAYRLENKNGITFAPVQADLKGLYQRKNIPAVLETVLSLRNNGLHISDQNIYNGIANTIRNTGLLGRWQELSQTPYTVCDTGHNIDGLTEIVAQLKTCTYEQLHFVIGMVNDKDVDSVLHILPKDAIYYFCKASIPRAMDEKTLAEKARANHLHGETFPTVAAAYQAAREAASNRDMIYIGGSTFVVAEVI, from the coding sequence ATGAACTACAAGGAAACATTAGAATGGTTATTTGCCCAGCTTCCCATGTACCAAAGAGAAGGTAAGGCCGCATACAAAGCCAATCTGGACAACACGTTAAAACTGGATGAACACTTCGGTTCTCCGCACAAACAATTCAAGACCATCCACGTGGGGGGTACAAACGGTAAGGGTTCAGTGTCTCACATGCTGGCCTCCATATTACAAGAAGCCGGGTATAAAACCGGACTATACACGTCACCGCACTTGAAAGATTTCCGTGAACGTATCAAAATAAACGGGGAGATGATCATGGAACAATACGTGATCAATTTCGTGGAAGAGAATAAATCACTTTTCGCCGGGATCAAACCGTCCTTCTTCGAAATGACGGTGGCTATGGCCTTCCAATATTTCGCGGACCAACAAGTTGATATTGCTGTTATCGAAGTCGGACTTGGGGGGCGACTGGACTCCACGAATATCATTACCCCTCTGGCCTCGGTGATCACGAATATTTCATTCGATCATATGGCTCTTCTCGGTGACACGTTGGAAAAAATCGCACACGAGAAAGCGGGTATTATCAAACCCGGCGTTCCCGCAATCATCGGGACGAAAGACCCCGCCAGTGACTTTGTCTTTATTGAGAAAGCAAAAGAGTGTGAAACCACCCTTGAATTTGCATCCGAAAACTGGCAAGTAACACGGGATAATAAAAACGCCTACCGGCTGGAAAACAAAAACGGGATCACGTTTGCCCCCGTGCAAGCAGACCTGAAAGGACTTTATCAACGAAAAAATATCCCGGCCGTTCTGGAAACGGTTCTAAGCCTAAGAAACAATGGCTTGCACATCTCCGATCAAAACATATACAACGGCATAGCCAACACGATTCGCAACACGGGATTGCTTGGACGTTGGCAAGAATTATCACAAACGCCCTATACGGTATGCGACACCGGACACAACATCGATGGACTAACCGAGATTGTCGCCCAATTAAAAACCTGCACGTACGAACAACTTCATTTCGTGATTGGTATGGTAAACGACAAGGACGTGGACAGCGTGTTACACATCCTGCCCAAAGACGCTATTTACTATTTCTGTAAAGCATCCATACCCAGGGCTATGGATGAGAAAACTTTAGCCGAGAAAGCCCGGGCAAATCATCTTCACGGGGAAACCTTCCCGACAGTTGCTGCAGCCTATCAAGCCGCCCGTGAAGCCGCCAGCAACCGGGATATGATATACATCGGGGGAAGTACTTTTGTTGTCGCGGAAGTGATTTAA